From the Priestia koreensis genome, one window contains:
- a CDS encoding DEAD/DEAH box helicase encodes MNVEIQFDEQWEKEFMQRLQNDGPWSHQHLYKLAYNTEKQLAIPDFLGLQCPKFLPDLIPLPHQLEVAKQVIENMNGKAILADEVGLGKTIEAGLILKEYMIRGLVKKVLILVPASLVSQWTMELNQKFYIPAVAQRKSYAWDQCDVIVSSIDTAKRPPHRDLVLNQDYDLVIIDEAHKLKNNKTKNYEFVQSLKKKFCLLLTATPIQNRVEEIFNLVSLLKPGHLGNQTYFDELFSAKKRDVQNDHHLRELISKVMIRNRRGDTGIEWTKRIVETVPIEFSPEERELYDEIMTFKNAGVNKSAFSILTLQREACSSREAVYITIKNMLKKQEDPSSLEVLTEPIMDKIHNIPANSKAEKVLELIKNIDDKVIIFTEYRATQLYLQWFLKQHGISSVPFRGGFKRGKKDWMKQLFQTHAQVLIATEAGGEGINLQFCHHIINYDLPWNPMRLEQRIGRIHRLGQQEDVRIYNFAVSNTVEEHILKLLYEKIHLFERVIGDLDEILTRMEITNIEEHIQDILLHSKTDGEIRIKMNNLTSVMEYVQEEITEGEDQHAAN; translated from the coding sequence ATGAACGTTGAAATTCAGTTTGATGAACAATGGGAAAAAGAGTTTATGCAGCGTCTACAAAATGATGGTCCATGGTCACATCAGCATCTTTATAAACTTGCCTATAATACTGAAAAGCAGCTCGCGATTCCTGATTTTCTAGGCTTGCAATGTCCAAAATTTTTGCCTGACTTAATTCCGCTTCCTCATCAGTTAGAGGTCGCAAAGCAGGTTATTGAAAACATGAATGGAAAGGCTATTTTAGCGGATGAGGTAGGTCTTGGAAAAACGATTGAAGCCGGCCTCATTTTAAAAGAATATATGATTCGTGGACTCGTAAAAAAGGTGCTCATTTTAGTTCCCGCATCCCTCGTTTCACAGTGGACGATGGAACTCAATCAAAAATTTTATATTCCGGCGGTTGCACAGAGAAAGTCTTATGCGTGGGATCAGTGTGATGTAATCGTGTCGTCGATTGATACCGCGAAGCGTCCACCACACCGTGACCTCGTGCTTAATCAAGATTATGATTTAGTCATTATTGATGAAGCTCATAAACTGAAAAATAACAAAACGAAAAACTACGAATTTGTGCAGAGCTTAAAGAAAAAGTTTTGTCTTCTTTTAACCGCGACGCCTATTCAAAATCGCGTGGAGGAAATTTTCAACCTTGTGTCGCTCTTGAAGCCTGGTCATCTCGGAAACCAAACCTATTTCGACGAGCTTTTCTCAGCGAAAAAGCGCGATGTCCAAAATGATCATCATCTTCGTGAGCTCATTAGCAAAGTTATGATTCGAAACCGCCGCGGCGATACGGGAATCGAATGGACGAAGCGTATTGTAGAAACCGTTCCAATTGAGTTCTCTCCTGAAGAACGTGAGCTATACGATGAAATTATGACCTTTAAGAATGCAGGGGTTAACAAGAGCGCGTTCTCCATTTTAACCCTGCAGCGTGAAGCGTGTAGCAGTCGAGAAGCCGTCTACATTACGATTAAAAACATGCTAAAAAAACAAGAAGATCCGAGCTCACTAGAAGTTCTCACAGAGCCGATTATGGATAAAATTCATAATATCCCAGCAAACTCTAAGGCTGAAAAAGTGCTTGAGCTTATTAAAAACATTGATGATAAAGTGATTATCTTCACAGAATACCGCGCTACACAGCTCTATTTACAATGGTTTTTAAAGCAGCATGGCATTAGCTCTGTTCCATTTCGGGGTGGCTTCAAACGCGGGAAAAAGGATTGGATGAAGCAGCTGTTTCAAACGCATGCACAAGTACTAATCGCCACAGAAGCGGGCGGTGAAGGAATTAACCTTCAGTTCTGTCACCATATTATTAACTATGACCTTCCATGGAATCCGATGCGCCTTGAACAACGAATTGGACGTATCCATCGCCTTGGTCAGCAGGAAGACGTTCGGATTTATAATTTCGCCGTATCGAACACGGTTGAAGAGCATATTTTAAAGCTTTTATACGAAAAAATTCACTTATTCGAGCGCGTCATCGGTGATTTAGATGAAATTTTGACGAGAATGGAAATTACGAATATTGAAGAGCATATTCAAGACATTTTGCTTCATTCTAAAACAGACGGTGAAATTCGCATTAAGATGAATAACCTTACGTCTGTCATGGAATACGTACAGGAAGAAATAACGGAAGGCGAGGATCAGCATGCAGCAAACTGA
- a CDS encoding YqhG family protein, with protein MQQTDIHQFLKQYFTANDCEISENHPGYFTVQLNVDMDKELMNRPFYWHYLEATGGEPNPMSITFITDPNVDPSEVKGERIHFGSPRLHQIFESTKKFGRFIRLYEQVHVQHNTALHPWLALNVRISYQCDRKRDELLSLGLHLISGKIVEGFHEKAEQMTLSPGISDYCFTLSPLIKPQSGLFRLKQFVQHQIEQQDHMWAAEARERWNSDLALLDHFYEELDEKPESYLTEKTALQEQYEPNIHVGVVNGGLFYLSENTMQQL; from the coding sequence ATGCAGCAAACTGACATTCATCAATTCCTAAAGCAGTACTTCACTGCAAATGATTGTGAAATCTCAGAAAACCACCCTGGCTATTTTACCGTGCAATTAAACGTGGATATGGATAAAGAGCTGATGAACAGACCGTTCTATTGGCACTACTTAGAGGCAACGGGCGGTGAGCCAAACCCAATGTCCATTACCTTTATTACTGATCCAAACGTTGATCCGTCAGAGGTAAAAGGAGAACGAATTCACTTCGGCTCCCCTCGCCTGCATCAAATTTTTGAATCCACAAAGAAATTTGGTCGTTTTATTCGTCTGTACGAGCAAGTTCACGTACAGCACAATACAGCGCTACACCCGTGGCTCGCGCTAAACGTTCGTATCTCCTATCAGTGTGACCGAAAACGAGACGAACTGTTATCACTCGGTCTTCACCTCATTAGCGGAAAAATCGTGGAAGGCTTTCACGAAAAAGCGGAGCAAATGACGCTGTCACCAGGCATTTCAGATTATTGCTTTACGCTCTCACCGCTCATTAAGCCACAAAGCGGTCTGTTCCGATTAAAGCAATTTGTTCAGCACCAAATTGAGCAACAAGACCATATGTGGGCAGCAGAGGCACGAGAGCGCTGGAACAGTGACCTTGCACTCTTAGACCATTTTTACGAAGAATTAGACGAAAAACCAGAGAGCTATCTCACAGAAAAAACCGCGCTTCAAGAGCAGTACGAACCGAATATTCATGTTGGGGTTGTCAACGGCGGGTTATTTTATCTATCGGAAAATACGATGCAGCAACTCTAA
- a CDS encoding DUF3889 domain-containing protein has protein sequence MRKTILMVICLCTLIVPISSTTFLHTAQAAPQAKPTPSYAKWSRIAIKETKKRYPMGQVTDFLYLGKAKENGDKVERFKLIVRDRGKELGVLVYVHVDPKTDTLKNIAFMETRP, from the coding sequence ATGAGAAAAACGATTTTGATGGTGATTTGTTTATGCACGCTAATCGTTCCCATCAGCAGCACAACCTTTTTACACACGGCACAGGCTGCTCCGCAGGCGAAACCTACTCCTTCCTATGCAAAATGGAGTCGTATCGCCATTAAAGAAACGAAAAAACGCTATCCGATGGGACAAGTAACGGACTTTCTTTATCTTGGAAAAGCAAAAGAAAATGGCGATAAAGTGGAACGCTTCAAGTTAATCGTCCGTGACCGAGGAAAAGAACTAGGCGTTCTTGTCTACGTACACGTCGATCCAAAAACAGATACACTAAAAAACATTGCCTTTATGGAAACGAGACCGTAA
- the moaA gene encoding GTP 3',8-cyclase MoaA: MKEQDIVRDAYNRSLHDLRISVIDQCNFRCSYCMPAEIFGKDYAFLKGEQLLTFDEIVRVATLFADMGVRKIRLTGGEPLLRKQLDELIRRLTKVDGIEDIALTTNGIFLPKYAEKLKEAGLSRVNISLDAIDEEMFKKMNGRGVGIHPVLKGIEAAEKAGLQIKMNMVVQKGVNDHQVLPMARFFKEKGITLRFIEFMDVGATNGWSMKDVLTKQEMLEMIGAEMPVKAVDPHYVGEVAKRYVYEDGSAEIGFISSISDAFCSDCSRARISADGQLYTCLFATKGHDVRSLLRDGHTDEELSEHLGMLWNKRDDRYSEERNPDKVSERSKIEMSYIGG; this comes from the coding sequence ATGAAAGAGCAAGATATAGTACGTGATGCTTATAATCGTAGTCTCCATGATTTGCGTATTTCGGTTATTGATCAGTGTAATTTTCGCTGTTCATATTGCATGCCGGCAGAGATCTTTGGGAAAGATTACGCCTTTTTAAAAGGAGAACAGTTACTAACATTTGATGAAATTGTTCGTGTCGCTACATTGTTTGCGGACATGGGCGTGCGAAAAATTCGATTAACAGGCGGGGAACCGCTTTTACGTAAACAACTAGATGAATTAATACGTCGTTTAACGAAAGTGGACGGCATTGAAGATATTGCGCTTACGACCAACGGCATCTTTTTGCCAAAGTATGCGGAGAAGCTAAAAGAAGCGGGACTTAGTCGTGTGAACATTAGCCTTGATGCGATTGACGAAGAGATGTTTAAAAAAATGAACGGCCGCGGCGTCGGCATTCATCCCGTTTTAAAAGGGATTGAAGCTGCTGAGAAAGCCGGCCTACAAATTAAAATGAACATGGTCGTTCAAAAAGGTGTCAATGATCACCAAGTACTGCCGATGGCTCGTTTTTTCAAAGAAAAGGGCATTACGCTGCGCTTCATTGAGTTTATGGATGTGGGTGCGACAAACGGCTGGAGCATGAAGGATGTTCTCACTAAGCAGGAGATGCTTGAGATGATTGGTGCTGAAATGCCCGTTAAAGCCGTTGATCCACATTATGTAGGTGAGGTGGCGAAGCGCTACGTGTATGAGGATGGTTCAGCAGAGATTGGGTTTATTAGCTCGATTTCAGATGCATTTTGTAGTGACTGCTCGCGCGCACGTATTTCAGCAGACGGTCAGCTTTATACGTGTCTGTTTGCGACAAAAGGGCATGACGTCCGTTCATTGCTGAGAGATGGTCACACAGACGAAGAGCTTTCTGAGCATTTGGGTATGCTATGGAACAAACGAGATGATCGTTATTCAGAAGAACGTAATCCGGATAAGGTGTCTGAGCGTTCTAAAATTGAAATGTCTTATATTGGTGGTTGA
- a CDS encoding YqzE family protein: MSSTNDYVKFVTQQLVRYMDQPKEERVQKRIEKKEAQQQMQDPLANRWFGVLPSYFSLWLGKHRK; encoded by the coding sequence ATGTCATCAACAAATGACTATGTAAAATTCGTAACGCAGCAATTGGTTCGCTATATGGATCAGCCGAAGGAAGAGCGTGTCCAAAAGCGGATCGAGAAAAAAGAAGCGCAGCAGCAGATGCAAGACCCACTTGCAAATCGTTGGTTTGGCGTGCTTCCAAGCTACTTTTCCTTATGGCTTGGGAAACATCGGAAGTAG
- a CDS encoding shikimate kinase, producing the protein MKSVYIVGFMGAGKTTISDALKAKLQCQVVDVDQYIVEKEGRTIAEIFERDGEAFFRNLEHRYLKEIPTEDVIVSTGGGMFAEERNRTFIKENGISIYLHADWNEIRSRIQGDTGRPLVQEHSLDGLQSLLEKRRPFYDQADFTVDTTGRTVEDICTEVLGLIN; encoded by the coding sequence ATGAAGTCGGTATACATCGTAGGATTTATGGGAGCAGGAAAGACGACCATTAGCGATGCGCTAAAAGCAAAGCTACAGTGTCAGGTAGTGGACGTGGATCAATATATCGTGGAAAAAGAGGGAAGAACGATTGCGGAGATTTTTGAGCGTGACGGAGAAGCGTTTTTCCGTAATCTTGAGCATCGTTATTTGAAAGAAATTCCAACGGAAGATGTGATCGTCTCCACTGGTGGCGGGATGTTCGCTGAGGAGCGAAATCGTACGTTTATTAAAGAGAACGGAATCAGCATTTATTTGCATGCGGATTGGAATGAGATTCGAAGCAGAATTCAAGGAGATACGGGCCGACCGCTTGTACAGGAGCATTCGTTAGACGGACTTCAGTCGCTTTTAGAAAAGCGCAGACCGTTTTACGATCAGGCGGATTTTACGGTCGATACGACGGGTCGTACGGTAGAAGACATTTGTACAGAGGTGCTTGGGCTGATTAACTAA